A portion of the Cryptomeria japonica chromosome 5, Sugi_1.0, whole genome shotgun sequence genome contains these proteins:
- the LOC131072669 gene encoding 36.4 kDa proline-rich protein-like, whose product MKKAAAVLLIVMIEVATSMPVLMAWNPVPQPPPAPAPAKCPLDALKLGVCVEVLSGLVHIGIGDPIVNQCCPVIEGVLALEAALCLCTAIRAKLLNLNILVPLALQLIASCGMTPPPGFTCPAS is encoded by the coding sequence ATGAAGAAAGCTGCAGCAGTGCTACTTATTGTTATGATTGAGGTGGCAACCAGCATGCCAGTGTTAATGGCATGGAATCCTGTTCCTCAACCTCCTCCAGCTCCAGCTCCAGCAAAATGCCCACTTGATGCTCTGAAGCTGGGGGTCTGTGTTGAAGTGCTTAGTGGCCTTGTGCACATAGGCATTGGAGACCCAATTGTAAACCAGTGCTGCCCAGTGATTGAAGGAGTTTTGGCATTGGAGGCAGCGCTGTGTTTGTGTACAGCAATCAGGGCTAAGCTTCTCAACCTCAATATACTTGTTCCACTAGCACTGCAGCTTATTGCTTCTTGTGGAATGACTCCTCCTCCCGGCTTCACATGCCCTGCTTCTTAG